The following are from one region of the Actinoplanes sp. L3-i22 genome:
- a CDS encoding MarR family winged helix-turn-helix transcriptional regulator, which yields MQTSPDRHDLQLALGERINALLSATRSLSERSAAHFHPQLQPAAFHIARWLYAYGPAKPSVIAEAVGMDRSSTSTLIGKMRTLGLLAAEQSPGDRRSITVELTPDGRTRVAATMGERGKEFYARTEDWSTDDLAQLVALLGRLTAEP from the coding sequence ATGCAAACCAGTCCTGACCGCCATGATCTACAGCTGGCGTTAGGTGAGCGGATCAATGCCCTGCTCAGCGCTACGAGGTCGCTCAGCGAGCGCAGCGCCGCCCACTTCCACCCGCAGCTCCAGCCGGCCGCGTTCCACATCGCGCGCTGGCTGTATGCGTACGGCCCGGCGAAGCCCAGCGTGATCGCCGAAGCCGTCGGCATGGACCGCAGCTCGACCAGCACGCTGATCGGAAAGATGCGCACGCTGGGCCTGCTCGCCGCGGAACAGTCCCCGGGCGACCGCCGCAGCATCACCGTCGAACTCACCCCCGACGGTCGTACCCGAGTCGCCGCCACGATGGGCGAGCGTGGCAAGGAGTTCTACGCCCGCACGGAAGACTGGTCCACCGACGATCTGGCACAGTTGGTTGCCCTCCTGGGCCGCCTAACCGCCGAGCCCTGA
- a CDS encoding benzaldehyde dehydrogenase codes for MFLDSSDWQGKIYVGGSWVAGSGGARDVVEPATGQVLGSVGVAGPDDVARAAESAAKAQRDWAATPHTERAAVLRRAGALWARHADDIAWWNIREVGAVPGMAGFAVHVAEQECYEASGLPGRPYGELLPSEQPRLSMARREPVGVVGVISPFNVPIILGIRSVAPALALGNAVVLKPDPRTAVTGGVTMARIFEEAGLPAGLLQVLPGGADVGEAIVTHPLIRVISFTGSTAAGRRVGELAGKHLKRAHLELGGNSALIVLDDADVDEAVNLAAWGGFFHQGQICMTTGRHLVHESIYDDFVERLAAKAAKLPVGDPARDQVALGPVIDAGQRDKIHALVEASTAAGARLAAGGTYEELFYGATVLADATPDTPAFAQEIFGPVAPVARFATTDDAARLAAHSEYGLSLGIVTRDVMRGLALADRLPTGIVHINDQTVNDEANAPFGGVAASGTGSRFGGAGANVDAFTETRWVTVRGQAPTYPF; via the coding sequence GTGTTTCTGGACTCGTCAGACTGGCAGGGCAAGATCTATGTCGGTGGCTCTTGGGTCGCCGGCTCCGGTGGGGCTCGGGATGTCGTCGAACCGGCGACCGGGCAGGTGCTCGGCAGCGTCGGGGTAGCCGGGCCGGACGACGTGGCGCGGGCTGCCGAGAGTGCGGCGAAGGCCCAGCGCGACTGGGCGGCCACCCCGCACACCGAACGGGCCGCGGTGCTGCGCCGGGCCGGGGCGCTGTGGGCGCGGCACGCCGACGACATCGCCTGGTGGAACATCCGCGAGGTGGGCGCGGTGCCCGGGATGGCCGGGTTCGCGGTGCACGTCGCCGAGCAGGAATGTTACGAGGCTTCCGGGCTGCCGGGGCGGCCGTACGGGGAGCTGCTGCCCAGCGAGCAGCCGCGGCTGTCGATGGCCCGTCGCGAGCCGGTCGGCGTCGTCGGCGTCATCTCGCCGTTCAACGTGCCGATCATCCTGGGCATCCGCTCGGTCGCGCCGGCCCTGGCCCTCGGCAACGCGGTCGTCCTCAAGCCGGACCCGCGCACCGCGGTGACCGGCGGCGTGACCATGGCCCGGATCTTCGAGGAGGCCGGGTTGCCGGCGGGCCTGCTGCAAGTCCTGCCCGGCGGCGCCGACGTGGGCGAGGCCATCGTCACCCATCCGCTGATCCGGGTCATCTCGTTCACCGGGTCGACCGCGGCCGGCCGGCGCGTCGGTGAGCTGGCCGGCAAACACCTGAAACGGGCCCACCTGGAGCTCGGCGGGAACTCGGCGCTGATCGTGCTCGACGACGCGGACGTGGACGAAGCCGTCAACCTCGCCGCCTGGGGTGGTTTCTTCCACCAGGGCCAGATCTGCATGACGACCGGCCGGCACCTGGTGCACGAGAGCATTTACGACGACTTCGTCGAGCGGCTCGCGGCCAAGGCGGCGAAACTTCCCGTCGGCGACCCGGCCCGGGATCAGGTGGCGCTCGGCCCGGTGATCGACGCCGGGCAGCGGGACAAGATCCACGCGCTGGTGGAGGCGAGCACCGCGGCCGGGGCACGGCTGGCGGCCGGTGGCACGTACGAGGAGCTTTTCTACGGCGCGACCGTGCTCGCCGACGCGACACCGGACACCCCTGCCTTTGCGCAGGAAATTTTCGGCCCGGTCGCGCCGGTGGCACGTTTCGCCACCACGGACGACGCGGCCCGGCTCGCCGCTCACAGCGAGTACGGGCTGTCGCTGGGCATCGTGACCCGGGACGTGATGCGCGGCCTGGCGCTGGCCGACCGGCTGCCGACCGGCATCGTGCACATCAACGACCAGACGGTGAACGACGAGGCCAACGCACCGTTCGGCGGCGTGGCAGCGTCCGGCACCGGCTCGCGCTTCGGCGGCGCGGGCGCCAACGTGGACGCGTTCACGGAGACGCGCTGGGTGACCGTTCGCGGACAGGCGCCGACCTACCCGTTCTGA
- a CDS encoding MFS transporter, whose amino-acid sequence MAATGSPIQADRAAGLGVLLAACVSALVVNANTSAVTILLPAISQDVGAPVATLQWAVTGYMLVGAAVIVTSGALGDVFGRRRIFLAGLVLFVLSCGLIALSTSAAGVIAGRMIQGAAGSTILACGMSLLSVGSAGTGQLKAITRWGAASAIGGAAGPLIGGVLVGSTGWQGLFWIDAAIAALCVPLTYFTVKESRDPDRPREIDLLGTVLVAVALVPLVLALSEGGGWGWLSFPTIACLVLSVLGGIGFVQAERHATAPLVDLTLLRNRVLVGSATAILLVAGVINALMYLLSLYFQDPDGFGMTALQAGLATLPAAAAMIAITPLITPLAVKIGPRYAVAIGFGLATAGFVALAFVSPSWEYGAFVLPLIVLSIGLGLANGPASAASTSAVDQDQVGQASGISNMARYVGGSLAVAAAATVSTAVTDGRTTSGAGAAEALTAGLAGGAVLLAVMSAGGVALVLLLRRQRSEPVTAVHLAAAAAATSHTIPTRATPPVAGSVPPSGGAR is encoded by the coding sequence ATGGCGGCGACCGGCTCACCGATCCAGGCCGACCGCGCGGCGGGACTCGGCGTCCTGCTCGCGGCATGCGTGTCCGCGCTGGTGGTGAACGCCAACACGTCCGCGGTGACGATCCTGCTCCCGGCGATCAGCCAGGACGTCGGCGCCCCGGTGGCCACCCTGCAGTGGGCGGTGACCGGGTACATGCTGGTCGGCGCCGCGGTGATCGTCACCTCCGGCGCGCTCGGCGACGTCTTCGGCCGCCGCCGGATCTTCCTGGCCGGCCTGGTCCTGTTCGTGCTCTCCTGCGGCCTGATCGCGCTCAGCACGTCCGCCGCCGGGGTGATCGCCGGGCGGATGATCCAGGGCGCGGCCGGCTCCACCATCCTGGCCTGCGGGATGAGCCTGCTCTCGGTCGGCTCCGCCGGCACCGGACAGCTGAAGGCGATCACCCGGTGGGGCGCGGCGTCGGCGATCGGCGGGGCGGCCGGGCCACTGATCGGCGGCGTCCTGGTCGGCTCCACCGGCTGGCAGGGCCTGTTCTGGATCGACGCGGCCATCGCCGCGCTCTGCGTGCCGCTCACCTACTTCACGGTCAAGGAGTCCCGCGACCCGGACCGGCCCCGCGAGATCGACCTGCTCGGCACGGTGCTGGTCGCGGTCGCACTGGTCCCGCTGGTGCTGGCGCTCAGCGAGGGCGGCGGCTGGGGCTGGCTGTCCTTCCCGACGATCGCCTGCCTGGTCCTGTCGGTGCTCGGCGGGATCGGCTTCGTCCAGGCCGAACGGCACGCCACCGCGCCGCTGGTCGACCTGACCCTGCTGCGCAACCGGGTGCTGGTCGGCTCGGCCACCGCGATCCTGCTCGTCGCCGGCGTGATCAACGCGCTGATGTACCTGCTCAGCCTCTACTTCCAGGACCCCGACGGGTTCGGCATGACGGCCCTGCAGGCCGGCCTGGCCACCCTCCCGGCGGCGGCCGCGATGATCGCGATCACCCCGCTGATCACGCCGCTCGCGGTGAAGATCGGGCCGCGGTACGCCGTGGCGATCGGATTCGGACTCGCCACGGCCGGCTTCGTGGCCCTGGCGTTCGTCTCACCGTCCTGGGAGTACGGCGCCTTCGTGCTCCCGCTGATCGTGCTGTCGATCGGGCTGGGGCTGGCCAACGGCCCCGCGTCGGCGGCGTCGACCAGCGCGGTCGACCAGGACCAGGTGGGTCAGGCCTCCGGGATCTCCAACATGGCGCGGTACGTCGGGGGATCACTCGCGGTCGCCGCGGCGGCGACCGTCTCGACCGCGGTCACCGACGGGCGGACCACGTCCGGGGCGGGCGCCGCCGAGGCGCTGACCGCCGGGCTGGCCGGGGGCGCGGTGCTGCTGGCGGTGATGTCGGCCGGCGGGGTCGCCCTGGTGCTGCTGCTGCGGCGGCAGCGGTCCGAGCCGGTCACCGCCGTGCACCTGGCGGCGGCCGCGGCGGCCACCAGCCACACCATCCCCACCCGGGCCACCCCGCCCGTCGCCGGGTCCGTCCCGCCCTCCGGAGGTGCCCGTTGA
- a CDS encoding aminopeptidase P family protein: MERAVAQAAGAGLTGLLVTPGPDLTYFTGYRPTAITERITMLVLDADHDPHLILPVLERGDAAGVPVAITDWADGSDPYPAAARLLDPAGRYAISDSAWAMHLLGLQQALPGASFLAMSSALPMLRAIKGAEEVDRLAAAGAAADATYQEIISVRFEGRTEHQVGTDLAGLLTGHGHSQVDFTVVGSGPNGANPHHEMGDRVIERGDMVVLDFGGLKDGYGSDTTRTVHVGPPTTAEQEIFDVVRRAQETAFAAVRPGVPCQEIDRAARRVIEEAGYGEYFIHRTGHGIGLTTHEPPYLVEGESQVLVPGMCFSIEPGIYLPGRFGVRIEDIVTVTETGGRRLNNTSHALQIVT, encoded by the coding sequence ATGGAGCGCGCGGTCGCCCAGGCCGCCGGCGCCGGACTGACCGGGCTGCTGGTCACGCCCGGACCCGACCTGACCTACTTCACCGGCTACCGGCCGACCGCGATCACCGAGCGGATCACCATGCTGGTCCTCGACGCCGACCACGACCCGCACCTGATCCTCCCGGTCCTCGAGCGCGGCGACGCGGCCGGCGTGCCGGTGGCGATCACCGACTGGGCCGACGGCAGCGACCCCTACCCGGCCGCGGCGCGCCTGCTGGACCCGGCCGGGCGTTACGCGATCTCCGACTCGGCCTGGGCGATGCACCTGCTCGGGCTCCAGCAGGCGCTGCCCGGCGCGTCGTTCCTGGCGATGTCGAGCGCCCTGCCGATGCTGCGGGCGATCAAGGGCGCCGAGGAGGTGGACCGGCTCGCGGCCGCCGGCGCGGCCGCTGACGCGACCTATCAAGAGATCATTTCGGTACGGTTCGAAGGCCGCACCGAACACCAGGTCGGCACCGACCTCGCCGGTCTGCTGACCGGGCACGGTCACTCACAGGTCGACTTCACCGTGGTCGGGTCCGGCCCGAACGGCGCGAACCCGCACCACGAGATGGGCGACCGGGTCATCGAGCGCGGCGACATGGTGGTCCTCGACTTCGGCGGCCTCAAGGACGGCTACGGCTCGGACACCACCCGGACCGTCCACGTCGGCCCGCCGACCACCGCCGAGCAGGAAATCTTCGACGTGGTGCGCCGCGCCCAGGAAACCGCGTTCGCGGCGGTCCGCCCCGGCGTGCCCTGCCAGGAGATCGACCGGGCGGCCCGGCGGGTGATCGAGGAGGCCGGCTACGGCGAGTACTTCATCCACCGGACCGGCCACGGGATCGGCCTGACCACCCACGAGCCGCCGTACCTGGTGGAGGGCGAGTCACAGGTCCTGGTCCCCGGAATGTGCTTCTCCATCGAACCGGGAATCTACCTACCGGGCCGCTTCGGCGTCCGAATCGAGGACATCGTCACGGTGACCGAAACCGGCGGCCGCCGCCTGAACAACACCAGCCACGCCCTGCAAATCGTCACCTGA
- a CDS encoding sugar ABC transporter ATP-binding protein: MAEEDETPRLRLSGISKRFGAVRAIRQADLTVRPGQVHALVGENGAGKSTMIKIVSGVEAADTGVIEFDGAEVAIRSTTDALALGIATVYQEPQLFAELTVAENIFLGRELKKHGRVDWSAQNAKVVELLDLLGLPAHVATVPVGTLSIAEQQQISIAKALAGDARVLILDEPSAILTDAEIEVLFDVVRRLTSAGVSVVYISHRLDELFRIADEVTVMRDGQTIGTYGISDLTVRRIAELMVGGILSDARPHRAVPDGPAVLELRNLARDGKFHAVDVAVRKGEIVALYGLVGSGVSEIAACVYGIDRATAGDLRLHGKPVSPRSPREAQRLGIALLPANRKAEGMFGFQSIAFNISAGHLKLLSRFGAFLDRGREREVALGLIKRLAVKTPHERQPISAMSGGNAQKVVLARQLVERPDVLILAEPTQGVDVGAKEEIHRIITELADEGTAVLVVTSDLPEALRIADRIQVVRGGTTTAEFGPDATQVELLAAAAGSKDDPATTSSPTNPEASVSESSPTEVAAELPNSKSAVEVATSESTAEVSDTQPAADDSGSEASAEVSGSEAVAEISDGDGPGSSAGDSVTDARGKIGAGEDDDSVKEKVG; the protein is encoded by the coding sequence GTGGCAGAAGAAGACGAAACCCCGCGGTTGCGGCTGTCCGGCATTTCGAAGCGGTTCGGCGCGGTCCGCGCGATTCGCCAGGCAGATCTGACGGTACGACCGGGGCAGGTGCACGCCCTGGTGGGGGAGAACGGCGCCGGCAAGTCGACGATGATCAAGATCGTCTCCGGGGTGGAGGCCGCGGACACCGGCGTGATCGAGTTCGACGGCGCCGAGGTGGCCATCCGTTCCACCACCGACGCGCTCGCCCTGGGTATCGCCACGGTCTACCAGGAGCCGCAACTTTTTGCCGAGCTCACGGTGGCGGAAAATATCTTCCTCGGCCGCGAACTGAAGAAGCACGGCCGCGTCGACTGGTCCGCCCAGAACGCCAAGGTCGTCGAGCTGCTCGACCTGCTCGGCCTGCCCGCACATGTCGCCACCGTCCCGGTCGGCACGCTCTCGATCGCCGAGCAGCAGCAGATCTCCATCGCCAAGGCCCTGGCCGGCGACGCTCGCGTGCTGATCCTCGACGAGCCCTCGGCCATCCTCACCGACGCCGAGATCGAGGTGCTCTTCGACGTCGTCCGCCGCCTGACCAGCGCCGGCGTCTCGGTCGTCTACATCTCGCACCGCCTGGACGAGCTGTTCCGCATCGCCGACGAGGTCACGGTGATGAGAGACGGGCAAACCATTGGGACGTACGGCATCAGCGACCTCACCGTCCGCAGGATCGCCGAGCTGATGGTCGGTGGGATCCTTTCCGACGCACGCCCGCACCGAGCGGTCCCCGATGGCCCGGCCGTCCTGGAGCTGCGCAACCTCGCCCGCGACGGAAAGTTTCATGCGGTTGATGTCGCCGTCCGCAAGGGTGAGATCGTCGCTCTCTACGGCCTGGTCGGCTCCGGTGTCTCGGAGATCGCGGCCTGCGTCTACGGCATCGACCGCGCTACCGCCGGCGACCTGCGACTGCACGGCAAGCCGGTCAGCCCGCGCTCGCCCCGCGAAGCCCAGCGGCTCGGCATCGCGCTGCTGCCGGCCAACCGCAAGGCGGAGGGCATGTTCGGCTTCCAGTCGATCGCGTTCAACATCTCCGCCGGGCACCTGAAGCTGCTGTCCCGCTTCGGCGCGTTCCTGGACCGCGGTAGGGAGCGTGAGGTCGCGCTGGGCCTGATCAAGCGGCTGGCCGTGAAGACCCCGCACGAGCGCCAGCCGATCAGCGCGATGTCCGGCGGCAACGCGCAGAAGGTGGTGCTCGCCCGGCAGCTGGTCGAGCGGCCGGACGTGCTGATCCTGGCCGAGCCGACCCAGGGCGTGGACGTCGGCGCCAAGGAGGAGATCCACCGGATCATCACCGAGCTCGCCGACGAGGGCACCGCGGTCCTGGTGGTGACCTCCGACCTGCCGGAGGCGCTGCGCATCGCCGACCGCATCCAGGTGGTCCGCGGCGGCACCACGACGGCCGAATTCGGCCCGGACGCCACCCAGGTGGAGTTGCTGGCCGCCGCCGCGGGCTCCAAGGACGACCCGGCAACCACTTCAAGCCCCACCAATCCGGAGGCGTCTGTCTCGGAAAGTTCCCCCACCGAGGTCGCGGCGGAACTTCCCAACAGCAAGTCCGCGGTGGAGGTTGCCACCAGCGAGTCCACGGCGGAGGTTTCCGACACACAGCCCGCGGCGGACGATTCCGGCAGCGAGGCTTCGGCGGAGGTTTCCGGCAGCGAGGCGGTGGCTGAGATTTCTGACGGAGACGGCCCGGGGAGTTCCGCGGGGGACTCGGTGACGGACGCCCGGGGGAAGATCGGTGCTGGTGAGGACGATGATTCCGTGAAGGAGAAGGTCGGATGA
- a CDS encoding metallophosphoesterase → MANESENASSIPPHRPRDMTPAQLGFTPAKPVAWLSPVQLAGTGLRVALASIQGSYLDKRELQGAFPDEVDREVGPDGDCWIDFVADLGDGFDATYSVAYLLAQPQITVGDHVLPRGRALVLGGDEVYPTPSTERYENRLIGPYRAALPSVPEGVDTPRMYALPGNHDWYDGLTAFLRLFTGTRRTEIGGWHLPQNRSYFAVELPGGWWLLAVDDQASTYIDDPQLEYFKRVATGFGPDTKVIVASASPTWVQGADLPAVYESLDYFLRSVIAPTGAKVRLMLSGDWHHYARYSGPDRELITCGGGGAYLYPTHQLPESIEVPPAPLQTTSPRETYTLESRFPSKRLSQAYAASIFARLPKHNPSFIGMLGAVHTAILLAVGGVISSGFGSPLQKFALVPLFILIATVMAGTYAFAHLSDSELGRTRRQVLGVLHGVAQLGLAALLSWAWWELPLHDWRWPWSLLATLVVYGVVSGLAGTELVAVYLLFGARFGVNLNELFSAQGIVDSKSFLRMHIAADGTLTIYPLGVRRTVRKWRTAPDGGPHSSWIVPADRLHAHLISEPIVLAPTPAQPAAEPIR, encoded by the coding sequence ATGGCCAACGAGTCCGAGAACGCATCATCCATACCCCCGCACCGGCCCCGGGACATGACGCCGGCGCAGCTGGGCTTCACCCCGGCCAAGCCGGTGGCCTGGCTGTCGCCGGTGCAACTGGCCGGGACCGGGCTGCGCGTGGCGCTCGCCTCGATCCAGGGCAGCTATCTGGACAAGCGCGAACTCCAGGGAGCATTTCCGGACGAGGTGGACCGCGAGGTCGGGCCGGACGGCGACTGCTGGATCGACTTCGTGGCCGACCTCGGCGACGGGTTCGACGCCACCTACTCGGTCGCCTACCTGCTCGCGCAGCCGCAGATCACGGTCGGTGACCACGTGTTGCCGCGGGGACGGGCGCTGGTGCTCGGTGGCGACGAGGTCTACCCGACGCCGAGCACCGAACGCTACGAGAACCGGCTGATCGGACCGTACCGGGCGGCGCTGCCGTCGGTGCCCGAGGGCGTCGACACCCCGCGGATGTACGCGCTGCCCGGCAACCACGACTGGTACGACGGGCTCACCGCGTTCCTGCGCCTGTTCACCGGCACCCGCCGTACCGAGATCGGGGGTTGGCATCTTCCGCAGAACCGCTCCTACTTCGCGGTGGAACTTCCCGGCGGCTGGTGGCTGCTGGCCGTCGACGACCAGGCGTCGACCTACATCGACGACCCGCAGTTGGAATATTTCAAACGGGTGGCGACCGGCTTCGGGCCGGACACCAAGGTGATCGTCGCGTCGGCGAGCCCGACCTGGGTGCAGGGCGCCGACCTGCCGGCGGTCTACGAGTCGTTGGATTATTTCCTTCGGTCGGTCATCGCCCCGACCGGCGCCAAGGTACGGCTGATGCTCTCCGGCGACTGGCACCACTACGCGCGCTACAGCGGACCGGACCGCGAGTTGATCACATGCGGCGGGGGCGGGGCGTACCTCTACCCCACCCATCAGCTGCCCGAGTCGATCGAGGTCCCGCCCGCGCCGCTGCAGACCACGTCGCCCCGGGAGACCTACACCCTCGAGTCGCGTTTTCCGAGCAAAAGACTTTCCCAGGCGTACGCCGCAAGCATTTTTGCTCGTCTCCCCAAACACAATCCGAGCTTCATCGGCATGCTGGGCGCCGTGCACACCGCCATTCTGCTGGCCGTCGGTGGAGTCATCAGCAGCGGATTCGGCAGTCCGTTGCAGAAGTTCGCGCTGGTGCCGCTCTTCATTCTGATCGCGACGGTAATGGCGGGGACCTATGCGTTCGCGCACCTGAGCGACTCGGAACTGGGCCGGACCCGGCGGCAGGTGCTCGGTGTGCTGCACGGCGTCGCGCAATTGGGGCTCGCCGCGCTGCTCAGCTGGGCCTGGTGGGAATTGCCGCTGCACGACTGGCGATGGCCCTGGTCGCTGCTCGCGACGCTGGTCGTCTACGGGGTGGTGTCCGGGCTCGCGGGCACCGAACTGGTGGCGGTCTATCTGCTGTTCGGCGCGCGATTCGGCGTCAATCTGAACGAGCTGTTCTCCGCGCAGGGAATCGTCGACTCGAAGTCGTTCCTGCGGATGCACATCGCCGCGGACGGCACGCTGACCATCTATCCGCTCGGGGTGCGGCGGACGGTCCGGAAATGGCGGACGGCGCCGGACGGTGGCCCGCATTCGTCGTGGATCGTGCCGGCGGATCGCCTGCACGCGCACCTGATCAGCGAGCCGATCGTCCTGGCGCCGACCCCGGCGCAACCCGCCGCCGAGCCGATCCGCTGA
- a CDS encoding SDR family NAD(P)-dependent oxidoreductase, protein MGISKLFLERLAMGPTIVITGATSGIGRLAAVELARRGARVLITARDAERGEQARQQIGADRVFLGDLGRLEDVRRIGKEISDGYGRIDVLVNNAGLHAFESRTTVDGFPEMVAVNYLAPWLLTRALLPALRRSPAARIVNVASEASRRHGTFHLPDDLTTTVPFTAKGSSVHYGRSKLLDIMFTMELGRRLGGSTVTANCLDPGFNTTGLGRELRLSGVLKKAFTALRIGDPSRGADLIVALATDPALDGQSSGYYSRRVSRQIRPAAPGDDAERQAELWLHTERLLAPWFAR, encoded by the coding sequence GTGGGCATCAGCAAACTATTTTTGGAGCGGCTCGCCATGGGACCGACCATCGTCATCACCGGCGCCACCAGCGGGATCGGGCGCCTCGCCGCCGTCGAGCTGGCCCGGCGCGGCGCTCGGGTTCTGATCACTGCCCGGGACGCGGAACGGGGCGAGCAGGCTCGTCAGCAGATCGGTGCCGACCGCGTGTTCCTCGGGGATCTCGGCAGACTCGAGGACGTGCGCCGGATCGGGAAGGAAATCTCCGACGGCTATGGACGCATCGACGTGCTTGTCAACAACGCCGGTCTGCACGCGTTCGAGTCGCGTACTACGGTCGACGGCTTTCCGGAGATGGTGGCGGTCAACTACCTCGCGCCGTGGCTACTCACCCGGGCGCTGTTGCCCGCGCTGCGCCGGTCGCCGGCGGCACGGATCGTCAACGTCGCATCCGAGGCGTCCCGTCGGCACGGAACTTTCCACCTGCCGGACGACCTGACGACGACGGTGCCGTTCACGGCGAAAGGTTCCTCCGTGCACTACGGGCGGAGCAAGCTGCTCGACATCATGTTCACGATGGAACTGGGCCGCCGGCTGGGCGGGAGCACGGTCACCGCCAACTGCCTCGATCCCGGCTTCAATACGACGGGGCTTGGCCGTGAGCTGCGCCTTTCCGGCGTACTGAAGAAAGCTTTTACCGCCCTCCGCATTGGCGACCCTTCGCGTGGGGCGGACCTGATCGTCGCCCTCGCCACCGATCCGGCACTCGACGGACAGAGCAGCGGGTACTACAGCCGCCGGGTGTCGCGGCAGATTCGGCCAGCAGCGCCCGGAGACGACGCGGAGCGGCAGGCCGAGCTCTGGCTGCACACCGAGCGGCTTCTCGCCCCATGGTTCGCCCGCTGA
- a CDS encoding autoinducer 2 ABC transporter substrate-binding protein: protein MRANVKIAVAMATAATLALTGCTKKNDNDTASGTSSGGTKTYKIAFVPKLQGVPYFEAMNAGGKAAAAALGNVEWLYQGPTQADAAAQADIVRSYIQQKVDTLIVAPNDPDSMAPLLQQAKDAGIHVATADTDAPNSVREVFVNQATAEGIGQGLTDSLLTAMGGKGKYAIVSCGQTAENLNAWIKVQQAYTKTKYPDASIVDVVYAGEDQAKATQMATDLMNAHPDLTGLVGECTSSAPGVAQAVKDAGKIGKVFTVGLGTPQAMKPYLTDKSSTAAILWDVQNLGYLTAWAGAQIAEGKPLQASNNVSDKLPAVAYDASSKMLLLGPALAITDQNVDQFNY from the coding sequence ATGCGCGCCAATGTGAAGATCGCCGTCGCCATGGCGACCGCCGCGACCCTCGCCCTGACCGGTTGTACGAAGAAGAACGACAACGACACCGCGAGCGGCACCAGCAGCGGCGGCACGAAGACGTACAAGATTGCTTTCGTCCCGAAGCTCCAGGGCGTTCCGTACTTCGAGGCGATGAACGCGGGCGGTAAGGCCGCCGCGGCCGCGCTCGGCAACGTCGAGTGGCTCTACCAGGGCCCGACGCAGGCCGACGCCGCGGCGCAGGCGGACATCGTCCGGTCCTACATCCAGCAGAAGGTCGACACGCTGATCGTCGCCCCGAACGATCCGGACTCGATGGCCCCGCTGCTGCAGCAGGCCAAGGACGCCGGCATCCACGTGGCGACCGCCGACACCGACGCCCCGAACTCGGTGAGGGAGGTTTTCGTCAACCAGGCCACGGCGGAAGGTATCGGTCAGGGCCTCACCGACTCGCTGCTCACCGCGATGGGCGGCAAGGGGAAGTACGCGATCGTCTCCTGCGGCCAGACCGCCGAGAACCTCAACGCCTGGATCAAGGTGCAGCAGGCGTACACCAAGACCAAGTACCCGGATGCCAGCATCGTGGATGTCGTCTACGCCGGTGAGGATCAGGCGAAGGCCACGCAGATGGCGACCGACCTGATGAACGCCCACCCGGATCTGACCGGTCTGGTCGGCGAGTGCACGTCCTCCGCCCCGGGCGTGGCCCAAGCGGTCAAGGACGCCGGCAAGATTGGGAAGGTTTTTACCGTCGGGCTGGGCACGCCGCAGGCGATGAAGCCGTACCTGACCGACAAGTCGTCGACCGCCGCGATCCTCTGGGACGTGCAGAACCTGGGCTACCTGACCGCGTGGGCCGGTGCGCAGATCGCCGAGGGCAAGCCGCTGCAGGCGAGCAACAACGTCAGCGACAAGCTGCCGGCCGTCGCCTACGACGCGTCGAGCAAGATGCTGCTGCTCGGCCCGGCGCTGGCGATCACCGACCAGAACGTCGACCAGTTCAACTACTGA